A section of the Ornithinimicrobium sufpigmenti genome encodes:
- a CDS encoding MarR family winged helix-turn-helix transcriptional regulator has product MWVAEAVHALAEDGRSEVTVNDVAAELGIDQSGASRMLTDAASRGYLDIAPSLVDGRRRATALTPVGRELLERAHAWQEQVFARLTQDWTERERAEFHRGMLRLIAASHDDAAG; this is encoded by the coding sequence GTGTGGGTCGCCGAGGCCGTGCACGCCCTGGCCGAGGACGGACGCTCTGAGGTGACGGTCAACGACGTCGCGGCCGAGCTGGGTATCGATCAGTCCGGTGCCAGTCGCATGCTGACCGATGCCGCCAGTCGTGGCTACCTCGACATCGCCCCCTCGCTCGTCGATGGGCGACGACGCGCCACGGCGCTCACCCCGGTCGGCCGTGAGCTGTTGGAGCGCGCGCATGCCTGGCAGGAACAGGTCTTTGCCCGGCTCACCCAAGACTGGACAGAGCGCGAGCGGGCCGAGTTCCACCGCGGCATGCTCCGCCTCATCGCCGCATCACACGACGATGCGGCGGGCTGA
- a CDS encoding single-stranded DNA-binding protein: MKDSIYAFVASKPQLTYTENGDARLYFKAGQRHRHYDPEAGWQNQPTTFHDVVAFKGAAQFGVEHLREKDRFIAQGSLREYTNKHTGEREEQFEATRFLPATPPSKNTGGRAPRRTLERQSQSREAASAGAPQIEQAQRRAPQSQHATPHIGL, encoded by the coding sequence ATGAAGGACAGCATCTATGCCTTCGTGGCTTCCAAGCCGCAACTGACCTACACCGAGAACGGCGATGCCCGCTTGTACTTCAAGGCCGGCCAACGCCACCGCCACTATGACCCCGAGGCCGGATGGCAGAACCAGCCGACGACCTTCCACGACGTCGTTGCGTTCAAGGGTGCTGCCCAGTTCGGCGTCGAGCACCTGCGCGAGAAGGACCGGTTCATCGCCCAAGGGTCGCTGCGCGAGTACACCAACAAGCACACCGGCGAGCGCGAGGAGCAGTTCGAGGCGACCCGGTTCCTGCCCGCGACTCCGCCGTCGAAGAACACCGGCGGGCGCGCCCCTCGCAGGACTCTCGAACGCCAGTCCCAGAGCCGGGAGGCCGCCAGTGCGGGGGCGCCGCAGATCGAACAGGCCCAGCGGCGAGCGCCGCAGTCGCAGCACGCCACGCCGCACATCGGCCTGTGA
- a CDS encoding ParB N-terminal domain-containing protein, with protein MTAPTGYIELERTVDSIRVGRRHRTAFGNIDELATSINRDGLLQPITITPDGVLVCGARRLAAIKKLGWRKVNVWVRSGISDRLGHLLAEQDDNVLHKPLTQTEAAALYRELKALMAEDAERRRAATQFSRERQPGNDGPGESPEPSGRLGEAREQAARMVTGTASYKRLEQVGYLQKLAEDPAQPAELRARVSAELERIDAGAAVHPIFEAIHAAAQNAQAERETDLHQLAADALARAKDAKKTRTPRPRAVTDDDGEPARYPVRAFVLTWGELDQWWTHYDVEYLAVELSDEQIDSFLTTAEGTSRFAEELRTLRDRDTAGDEPAAARGHLRAL; from the coding sequence GTGACCGCGCCAACCGGGTACATCGAGTTGGAGCGCACCGTCGACTCCATCCGCGTCGGGCGCCGACACCGGACCGCGTTCGGCAACATCGACGAACTCGCCACCTCGATCAACCGCGACGGGCTGTTGCAGCCCATCACCATCACCCCCGACGGGGTGCTGGTGTGCGGGGCACGCCGGTTGGCGGCGATCAAGAAGCTCGGCTGGCGCAAGGTCAACGTCTGGGTCCGCTCCGGTATCTCCGACCGCCTCGGACACCTGCTCGCCGAACAGGACGACAACGTGCTCCACAAGCCGCTGACCCAGACCGAGGCCGCGGCTCTGTATCGGGAACTGAAGGCGCTGATGGCCGAGGACGCTGAGCGCAGGAGGGCCGCGACGCAGTTCAGCCGGGAACGACAGCCAGGAAACGACGGTCCCGGCGAATCGCCGGAACCGTCAGGACGACTCGGAGAAGCGCGTGAGCAGGCCGCCCGCATGGTCACCGGCACCGCCTCCTACAAGCGACTCGAACAGGTCGGCTACCTCCAGAAGCTCGCCGAAGACCCCGCCCAACCCGCCGAACTAAGAGCACGAGTCAGCGCTGAGCTGGAGCGCATCGACGCCGGGGCTGCCGTGCATCCGATCTTTGAGGCGATCCACGCCGCCGCCCAGAACGCGCAGGCCGAACGTGAGACCGACCTGCATCAGCTCGCCGCCGACGCCCTCGCCCGCGCCAAGGACGCCAAGAAGACCCGCACACCCCGACCCAGGGCCGTGACCGACGACGACGGCGAACCGGCGCGGTATCCGGTGAGGGCGTTCGTGCTCACCTGGGGCGAGCTGGACCAGTGGTGGACCCACTACGACGTCGAATATCTCGCCGTCGAGTTGAGCGATGAGCAGATCGACTCGTTCCTGACCACCGCCGAGGGCACCAGCCGGTTCGCCGAGGAACTGCGCACCCTGCGCGACCGCGACACTGCCGGCGATGAGCCGGCGGCCGCGCGCGGCCACTTGCGCGCCCTCTGA
- a CDS encoding SCO6880 family protein, with product MATKQNDRATSSELVPVKFSRLTRRGILLGLSLSQLITLAIGILSVVGALYAGGGILLAYTAPVWVVAATLTWIPIAGRPAVEWLPVAFWWLWRSTGGQLLYRRRIVTPRPVGTLALPGDMARLREYTDPDTGAGMIHDPHAQTLTVVCEVSHPAFVLLDPGEQERRVTSWGRVLATVCRSGRIATLQILERTLPDSGTGLAEWWEAHGTEDDTWAATTYAELIDRAGPAGERHATTLSLSLDMKTSARQIRTAGGGIRGAAAVLRQEMSTLVAALRSADLTPSGWLSPGEIAVILRSAYDPAIAATLERHGELGQSLATAGPVAVNESWTRLRTDSAHHAVLWVSEWPRSLVYPGFLSPVLLSTGIQRSFSLICTPMRSDQAARDIRKKKVEHISDAAQRAKIGQIEDASQTAEYQDVLQQEADLTAGHGVLRYTGLISVSAPTDEELEAGVAAIEQAAIQASCETRLLVGQQAAAFTAAALPLCRRV from the coding sequence ATGGCCACGAAGCAGAACGACCGCGCTACGTCTTCGGAGTTGGTGCCGGTGAAGTTCTCCCGCCTCACCCGCCGCGGCATCCTCCTCGGACTGTCCCTGTCGCAGCTCATCACCCTCGCCATCGGCATCCTGTCGGTGGTAGGTGCGCTGTATGCCGGTGGCGGCATCCTCCTGGCATACACCGCACCGGTCTGGGTGGTTGCCGCCACCTTGACGTGGATACCGATCGCGGGCCGGCCCGCGGTGGAGTGGCTGCCGGTCGCGTTCTGGTGGCTCTGGCGTTCGACCGGCGGACAACTCCTCTATCGGCGCCGGATCGTCACGCCGCGACCGGTCGGGACGCTTGCGCTGCCGGGTGACATGGCCAGGCTGCGCGAGTACACCGACCCCGACACCGGGGCGGGGATGATCCACGACCCCCACGCCCAGACCCTCACCGTGGTCTGCGAGGTCTCCCACCCGGCGTTCGTCCTGTTGGACCCGGGTGAGCAGGAACGACGCGTCACCTCCTGGGGCCGTGTCCTGGCCACCGTCTGCCGCTCCGGCCGCATCGCCACCCTCCAAATCCTGGAACGCACCCTGCCGGACTCGGGCACCGGGCTGGCCGAATGGTGGGAAGCCCACGGCACCGAAGACGACACCTGGGCCGCGACCACCTATGCGGAGTTGATCGACCGGGCCGGACCCGCGGGTGAGAGACATGCCACGACGCTGAGCTTGTCGCTAGACATGAAGACCAGTGCCCGGCAGATCCGGACCGCCGGCGGCGGCATCCGCGGTGCGGCCGCCGTGCTCCGCCAAGAGATGTCCACCCTCGTGGCCGCTCTGCGGTCGGCTGATCTAACGCCCTCGGGATGGCTGAGCCCGGGTGAGATCGCGGTGATCCTGCGCTCGGCGTATGACCCGGCGATCGCCGCCACCCTGGAGCGGCACGGAGAACTCGGCCAGTCCCTCGCCACCGCCGGACCGGTGGCAGTGAACGAGTCCTGGACCCGGCTGCGCACCGACTCCGCCCACCACGCCGTGCTCTGGGTCTCCGAATGGCCCCGGTCGCTGGTCTATCCCGGCTTCCTGTCCCCGGTCCTGCTCTCCACCGGTATCCAACGGTCGTTCTCGCTGATCTGCACCCCGATGCGCTCCGACCAGGCCGCACGGGATATCCGCAAGAAGAAGGTCGAGCACATCTCCGACGCCGCGCAGCGGGCGAAGATCGGGCAGATCGAAGACGCCTCCCAGACTGCGGAGTATCAGGACGTGCTCCAGCAGGAAGCCGACCTGACCGCCGGCCACGGCGTCCTCAGATACACCGGCCTCATCTCGGTGTCCGCGCCCACGGACGAAGAACTCGAGGCCGGGGTGGCAGCGATCGAGCAGGCCGCCATCCAAGCCTCCTGCGAGACCCGGCTCCTGGTGGGCCAGCAGGCTGCGGCGTTCACCGCCGCCGCACTGCCGCTGTGCCGCCGCGTCTGA
- a CDS encoding TraM recognition domain-containing protein, translated as MTGQRPTGSMGDDLTNAAIGVLIGAFGFALVLRAAGSVAAFLTGTPQPAAGPASGIGVLFNPADPATALDAEGLSPVAYWITTAVLLSGLGFAGAWVWVRLRRHSRRAETDPRRLAGTATAHEVTQTASVKALLRRASTLRPSLTGAAPSDVGYLLGRSRGRQVWASVEDSILLIGPPRSGKGLHVVINAILDAPGAVVTTSTRPDNLTATLRARQRDGRPVAVFDPQHLAEGIPAGMRWSPIRGCHDPLTAMIRANGLASATGLSSGGVESGGFWEGKTRTALQALLHAAALDHRLPSELFRWTLDPTAAAEAVAILTNSTRAATGWADSLGAMIDSDPKTRDSIWQGVALALGALADPRVLDAVSPRAGEDFDPESFIRKRGTLYLLATGAGAGASAALVAAFVEDLIETARRIAARSPGARLDPPLLLALDEIGNLAPLPSLPTLMAEGGGTGITTLPVLQSLAQAREKWSDNAAGAIWDASIVKIILGGASNSRDLQDLSTLIGERDEYTDSVTLGDHGTRSNQRSIRRVPILPPDRIRTLPFGTGVTLLRSAPPIVTDLRPWPSRPDSGQLKADRAEVEALLRR; from the coding sequence ATGACCGGGCAGCGGCCGACCGGGAGCATGGGCGATGACCTGACCAACGCCGCCATCGGCGTCCTGATCGGTGCCTTCGGCTTCGCGCTCGTCCTGCGCGCCGCCGGGAGCGTGGCGGCGTTCCTCACCGGCACACCCCAACCCGCCGCCGGTCCCGCATCCGGGATCGGTGTGCTGTTCAATCCCGCCGACCCCGCGACGGCGTTGGATGCCGAAGGGCTGAGCCCGGTCGCGTACTGGATCACCACCGCCGTCCTCCTCTCCGGGCTCGGTTTCGCCGGGGCGTGGGTGTGGGTGCGGCTGCGTCGCCACTCGCGAAGGGCCGAGACCGACCCGCGGCGCCTGGCCGGCACCGCCACCGCCCACGAGGTCACCCAGACCGCCTCGGTCAAGGCGCTCCTGCGCCGTGCCTCGACGCTGCGGCCATCGCTGACCGGCGCGGCACCCTCCGATGTCGGCTATCTGCTGGGCCGCTCACGGGGCCGGCAGGTGTGGGCGAGCGTGGAGGACTCGATCCTGTTGATCGGCCCGCCCCGCTCCGGCAAAGGCCTGCACGTGGTCATCAACGCCATCCTCGACGCGCCCGGCGCCGTGGTCACCACCAGCACCCGGCCGGACAATCTCACCGCCACCCTGCGCGCTCGGCAACGAGACGGGCGGCCGGTGGCGGTGTTCGACCCCCAGCACTTGGCCGAGGGCATTCCCGCGGGGATGCGCTGGTCACCTATCCGCGGCTGCCACGATCCCCTCACGGCGATGATCCGAGCCAACGGCCTCGCCTCTGCCACCGGGCTCAGCAGTGGCGGGGTGGAGTCCGGCGGGTTCTGGGAAGGCAAGACCCGCACCGCCCTCCAAGCCCTGCTACACGCCGCAGCCCTCGACCACCGGCTGCCGTCTGAGCTGTTCCGCTGGACCCTCGACCCCACCGCGGCAGCCGAGGCCGTCGCCATCCTCACCAACAGCACCCGGGCCGCGACCGGGTGGGCGGACTCCCTCGGGGCGATGATCGACTCCGACCCCAAGACCCGCGACTCCATCTGGCAAGGCGTCGCACTCGCTCTCGGAGCCCTCGCCGATCCCCGCGTCCTCGATGCCGTTTCACCACGCGCGGGTGAGGACTTCGACCCCGAGAGCTTCATCCGAAAGCGCGGCACGCTATATCTGCTCGCCACCGGAGCCGGAGCTGGCGCATCCGCAGCGTTGGTGGCGGCGTTCGTCGAAGACCTCATCGAGACCGCCAGAAGGATCGCAGCCCGCTCACCGGGTGCCCGCCTCGACCCGCCGCTGCTGCTGGCGCTGGATGAGATCGGCAACCTCGCCCCATTACCGTCTTTGCCGACGTTGATGGCCGAGGGCGGTGGCACCGGTATCACGACCCTGCCGGTGTTGCAGTCGTTGGCTCAGGCGCGAGAGAAGTGGTCCGACAACGCCGCCGGGGCGATCTGGGACGCCTCCATCGTCAAGATCATCCTCGGCGGCGCGTCCAACTCCCGAGACCTCCAAGACCTGTCCACGCTCATTGGTGAGCGGGACGAGTACACCGACTCAGTGACGTTGGGCGATCACGGCACCAGGTCGAACCAACGCTCGATCCGCCGGGTGCCGATCCTGCCCCCAGATCGGATCAGAACGCTGCCTTTCGGCACCGGCGTGACTCTGCTGCGCTCAGCACCCCCGATCGTCACCGACCTACGCCCCTGGCCCTCCCGTCCAGACAGCGGCCAGTTGAAGGCCGACCGGGCTGAGGTCGAGGCGTTGCTCCGGCGCTGA
- a CDS encoding DUF6112 family protein, protein MDVFPDFEGLEGIGDLREVIGALLTFVLISAVLMLIVCAIVWALATANGHHAAATKARIGAWTALGAAVLAGGGVAWLNWLLDVGSTL, encoded by the coding sequence ATGGACGTGTTCCCCGACTTCGAGGGCCTGGAAGGGATCGGTGACCTGCGCGAGGTCATCGGCGCCCTACTGACCTTCGTGCTCATCAGCGCGGTGCTGATGCTGATCGTCTGCGCCATCGTGTGGGCGCTGGCGACCGCGAACGGTCACCACGCCGCCGCCACCAAAGCAAGGATCGGCGCCTGGACCGCCCTGGGCGCTGCGGTCCTGGCCGGCGGCGGCGTGGCCTGGCTGAACTGGCTGCTCGACGTGGGCTCGACGTTGTAG
- a CDS encoding ATP-binding protein, whose amino-acid sequence MSSTEPERLHTSVLVAPAKERRRLRKQRRQAATRLQAEQRAAEMAAARAKAEAERAERRATQYLPAAGEPGPAALRSPGRFRLPRHQDTSATLAGAYPFVAEGGLGSDGVFVGQDLYSGGSFVYGPWVLYARGIITAPNVVLAGIVGSGKSSLAKSLYTRSLPFGRRVYVPGDPKGEHTAVAEAVGGRAIVLGHGLNTRLNPLDEGHRPSGLTDLQWTTTVASRRRDLIGALAETVLARGLTPLEHTAIDHALTQTVRENTVPILPMVVDHILKPSGSDADADGRLAEDGRLVGHALRRLVAGDLQGLFDGPSTIRFDPSLPMISLDLSRVTENSTLISVLMTCSSAWMESALLDPNGGQRWVIYDEAWRLMSHPGLLKRMDAHWRLARHYGIANMLIFHKLSDLDNVGDQGSAMRSLANSLLANAETRIVYRQESDQLGPTATALGLTGTEQKLLPSLGVGQGLWRIKDRSFVTQHQLHPAELGLFDTSSRLTQGVT is encoded by the coding sequence ATGAGCAGCACCGAGCCCGAGCGGCTGCACACCTCGGTCCTGGTCGCACCGGCCAAGGAGCGCCGCCGGCTGCGCAAGCAGCGCCGGCAGGCAGCGACGAGACTCCAGGCCGAGCAACGCGCCGCCGAGATGGCCGCCGCACGCGCGAAGGCCGAGGCCGAGCGGGCCGAACGCCGCGCCACCCAGTACCTGCCCGCTGCGGGTGAGCCCGGACCGGCGGCGCTCAGGTCGCCGGGTCGGTTCCGGCTTCCGCGTCACCAGGACACCTCGGCGACGTTGGCGGGGGCGTATCCGTTCGTCGCCGAAGGCGGCCTCGGCTCCGACGGGGTGTTCGTCGGCCAAGACCTCTACTCCGGCGGCAGCTTCGTCTACGGCCCCTGGGTCTTGTATGCCCGCGGGATCATCACCGCACCCAACGTCGTCCTGGCCGGGATCGTCGGCTCTGGCAAGTCCTCTCTCGCCAAGTCCCTCTACACGCGGAGTCTGCCGTTCGGGCGCCGCGTCTACGTCCCCGGCGACCCGAAAGGCGAGCACACCGCGGTCGCCGAAGCTGTCGGTGGCCGGGCGATCGTCCTCGGCCACGGACTCAACACCCGGCTCAACCCCCTCGACGAAGGACACCGACCCAGCGGCCTCACCGATCTGCAGTGGACGACAACCGTGGCCTCGCGGCGTCGTGACCTGATCGGAGCCCTGGCCGAGACCGTCCTCGCGCGGGGGTTGACGCCGTTGGAGCACACCGCCATCGACCACGCCCTCACCCAGACGGTGCGGGAGAACACGGTGCCGATCCTGCCGATGGTCGTCGACCACATCCTCAAACCCAGCGGCTCAGATGCGGATGCTGACGGCAGGTTGGCCGAGGATGGCCGGCTTGTCGGCCACGCCCTCCGCAGACTCGTCGCGGGCGACCTCCAAGGACTCTTCGACGGACCCAGCACCATCCGGTTCGATCCATCTCTGCCGATGATCAGCCTCGACCTCTCCCGCGTCACCGAGAACTCCACCCTCATCTCGGTACTGATGACTTGCAGTAGCGCGTGGATGGAATCCGCACTGCTGGACCCCAATGGCGGGCAGCGATGGGTGATCTACGACGAAGCCTGGCGCCTGATGTCCCACCCGGGGTTGTTGAAGCGCATGGACGCGCACTGGCGGCTCGCTCGTCATTACGGGATCGCGAACATGCTGATCTTCCACAAGCTCTCCGACCTGGACAACGTCGGCGACCAAGGCTCAGCCATGCGCTCCCTCGCCAACAGCCTGCTCGCGAACGCCGAGACCCGGATCGTGTACCGGCAGGAATCCGACCAGCTCGGACCCACCGCGACCGCGCTCGGACTCACTGGCACCGAACAGAAGCTACTGCCGTCGTTAGGCGTCGGGCAGGGGTTGTGGCGGATTAAGGATCGCTCCTTCGTGACCCAGCATCAGCTCCACCCCGCCGAGCTGGGACTGTTCGACACCAGCTCCCGGCTCACGCAGGGAGTGACGTGA
- a CDS encoding M23 family metallopeptidase: MLKKLVVAALALVFLAPSLVLIGIGVVMNPALTATGSCTIPGGSNVTVGDVPDELEVTTANGETFTLNRTQLTHAATIIETGSSIDGITRDGLVIALMAALTESTLRMLANTSAYPESADYPNDGDGSDHDSLGLFQMRPQSGWGTVAELMDPVYQAEAFFGGPTGPNHPSLRGLLDIPGWEEMDKGEAAQAVEVSAYPDRYRNYEPVAETILTALTSTTTTAGAGASAGDAVVPAAQQVAAVGSSRVVFPIPEGTWVLTSEYGPRVHPITGEDSFHTGTDFAAPDGTPLLAAADGTVTVAEFSGGYGGLIVIEHQIDGATVATAYAHMWEHGIHVQVGDTVTAGQHIGDTGSSGNSTGPHLHFEVRLGGTNGEHTDPAAWLNTHNAADLPEPETGTPNGDCDTETGTPGGEPDPLDGDPDRMVDDPTSDGQITARMLHLYTQTIAAFPDTSWACYSPRPGASSEHPLGRACDGTFGNAIGEHPTPEQRELGWEVTNWMQDHAQTLGVEYLIWDGLIWSLARDAEGWRPYDGGGMHDPDDATGGHFDHLHVTVRAGS, encoded by the coding sequence GTGTTGAAGAAGCTCGTCGTCGCCGCCCTCGCCCTGGTCTTCCTCGCGCCGTCGCTGGTGTTGATCGGGATCGGCGTGGTGATGAACCCGGCCCTGACGGCCACCGGCTCCTGCACCATCCCCGGCGGCTCGAACGTCACGGTCGGCGACGTCCCCGACGAGCTGGAGGTCACCACCGCGAACGGTGAGACGTTCACGCTGAACCGGACCCAGCTCACCCATGCCGCGACGATCATCGAGACCGGCAGCAGCATCGACGGGATCACCCGCGACGGCCTTGTCATCGCGTTGATGGCGGCGCTGACCGAGTCCACGCTGCGGATGCTCGCCAACACTTCCGCCTACCCCGAGTCCGCGGACTACCCCAACGACGGCGACGGCTCCGACCACGACTCCCTGGGCCTGTTTCAGATGCGCCCTCAATCGGGCTGGGGCACGGTTGCCGAGCTGATGGACCCCGTCTACCAAGCCGAGGCGTTCTTCGGCGGCCCCACCGGACCCAACCACCCTTCACTGCGGGGACTGTTGGACATTCCCGGGTGGGAGGAGATGGACAAGGGCGAGGCCGCCCAAGCCGTCGAAGTCAGCGCGTATCCGGACCGGTACCGCAACTACGAGCCCGTCGCCGAAACCATCCTCACCGCACTCACGTCGACCACAACGACGGCCGGGGCGGGCGCGTCCGCCGGCGATGCCGTGGTCCCGGCTGCACAGCAAGTGGCGGCGGTGGGGTCGTCGCGGGTGGTGTTCCCGATACCCGAGGGCACCTGGGTGCTCACCAGCGAGTACGGGCCGCGGGTGCATCCAATCACCGGCGAGGACTCCTTCCACACCGGCACCGACTTCGCCGCACCCGACGGCACACCCCTCCTCGCCGCTGCGGACGGCACGGTGACGGTGGCGGAGTTCTCCGGCGGGTACGGCGGCCTCATCGTCATCGAGCATCAGATCGACGGCGCCACGGTGGCCACGGCGTATGCGCACATGTGGGAGCACGGCATCCACGTCCAGGTCGGTGACACCGTGACGGCTGGGCAGCACATCGGCGACACCGGCAGCTCCGGCAACTCCACCGGGCCGCATCTGCACTTCGAGGTCCGCCTCGGCGGCACCAACGGTGAGCACACCGACCCCGCCGCCTGGCTCAACACCCACAACGCCGCCGACCTCCCCGAACCCGAGACCGGCACACCCAACGGCGACTGCGACACCGAGACCGGCACACCCGGCGGTGAGCCGGACCCCCTCGACGGCGACCCCGACAGGATGGTGGACGACCCGACCTCAGATGGGCAGATCACCGCACGGATGCTGCACCTCTACACCCAGACCATCGCCGCGTTCCCCGACACCTCCTGGGCCTGCTACTCACCCAGGCCCGGCGCCAGCTCCGAACACCCCCTCGGCCGGGCTTGCGACGGAACGTTCGGCAACGCCATCGGCGAGCACCCGACGCCCGAGCAGCGCGAACTCGGCTGGGAGGTCACGAACTGGATGCAGGACCACGCCCAGACCCTCGGGGTGGAGTATCTGATCTGGGACGGCCTCATCTGGTCCCTCGCCCGCGACGCCGAGGGCTGGCGCCCCTACGACGGCGGCGGCATGCACGACCCCGACGATGCGACCGGCGGACACTTCGATCACCTGCACGTCACCGTCCGGGCCGGGAGCTGA
- a CDS encoding conjugal transfer protein TrbL, with the protein MGLCDIPLVSTVCDTAGEAAASLVSAPFDWLAGAMGAAAGWLFEAVWTVFDTTTLVDVTSPEYVAVYNILFGIAVFVMLLFFCLQLITGLIRRDPTALSRAALGLAKSVLGSFVVITLTALLLEIVDQLCIGIIQAAGETTESMGDKITLLAAGLVGINIAAPGVGAIITIFLAGLAISAAAIVWLSLLVRKALLLVAIVLAPLAFSGASWDATKGWISKWAMFVIALIVSKLVLVVMFLVAITQVSAPIDGDLSSVADPIAGIVLMAMAAFAPYMTYKFLNFVGFDMYHAIGSEQDAKSALNRPVPTPSKPQGGAEPKKVLDDSGGGKGDNGGGGGGGKKPPEPKNPKPQASSGTAGSAGVGGGKAAASSGAGAGASGGAGAGAGAGAAAGPAAAAVVAAKVAKDAATAGPKAGTALGNQGEAAADSAGQTGSTSPPSAQAPPPSTPAPKTPTGGPSQSEARPSKQPPPPAPKPTGKE; encoded by the coding sequence GTGGGTCTGTGCGATATCCCCCTCGTCTCGACCGTCTGCGACACCGCCGGCGAGGCCGCCGCCTCGCTGGTCTCGGCCCCGTTCGACTGGCTCGCCGGCGCGATGGGCGCCGCCGCCGGGTGGCTGTTCGAGGCCGTCTGGACGGTTTTCGACACCACCACCCTGGTCGACGTCACGTCGCCGGAGTATGTGGCGGTCTACAACATCCTGTTCGGCATCGCCGTGTTCGTGATGCTGCTGTTCTTCTGCCTCCAACTCATCACCGGCCTCATCCGCCGCGACCCCACCGCACTCAGTCGTGCCGCCCTCGGGTTGGCGAAGTCCGTGCTCGGGTCGTTCGTGGTCATCACCCTGACCGCGCTGTTGTTGGAGATCGTCGATCAGCTCTGCATCGGGATCATCCAGGCCGCCGGGGAGACCACCGAGTCGATGGGCGACAAGATCACCCTGCTCGCCGCAGGGCTGGTCGGGATCAACATCGCCGCGCCCGGGGTGGGGGCCATCATCACGATCTTCCTCGCTGGGCTCGCCATCAGCGCGGCGGCGATCGTGTGGCTGTCCCTGCTGGTGCGCAAGGCGCTGCTGCTGGTCGCGATCGTGCTCGCACCATTGGCGTTCTCCGGGGCGTCGTGGGATGCAACGAAGGGGTGGATCAGCAAGTGGGCGATGTTCGTCATCGCCCTGATCGTCTCCAAGCTCGTCCTGGTCGTGATGTTCCTGGTCGCCATCACCCAAGTCTCCGCACCGATCGACGGCGACCTGTCCTCGGTGGCGGACCCGATCGCCGGGATCGTGCTCATGGCAATGGCTGCCTTCGCGCCGTACATGACCTACAAGTTCCTGAACTTCGTCGGGTTCGACATGTACCACGCCATCGGGTCGGAGCAGGACGCCAAGAGCGCCCTCAACAGGCCCGTGCCCACTCCGTCGAAGCCGCAGGGCGGGGCGGAGCCTAAGAAGGTTCTCGACGACAGTGGCGGGGGCAAGGGCGACAACGGCGGTGGTGGTGGTGGTGGGAAGAAGCCGCCGGAGCCGAAGAATCCGAAGCCGCAGGCATCCAGTGGCACTGCTGGCTCGGCCGGAGTTGGTGGTGGGAAGGCGGCCGCGAGTAGCGGCGCCGGTGCCGGGGCAAGCGGTGGAGCGGGCGCCGGTGCCGGTGCTGGCGCCGCGGCCGGTCCCGCCGCCGCGGCCGTGGTGGCGGCGAAAGTCGCCAAGGACGCCGCGACCGCCGGACCCAAGGCCGGCACGGCCCTCGGCAACCAGGGCGAGGCCGCCGCCGATTCGGCCGGACAGACCGGCAGCACATCACCACCGTCCGCGCAGGCGCCCCCGCCGTCGACACCGGCACCGAAGACACCCACCGGCGGGCCGTCGCAGTCGGAAGCGCGTCCATCGAAACAGCCCCCGCCGCCGGCTCCCAAGCCCACCGGGAAGGAGTGA
- a CDS encoding DUF6112 family protein, whose product MNTLILLADTATAATTTVAGLVPMDINIDPNDSGLPGISQLRTIVGAVMTIGLILSVLALIISAIVWGFGANSSNPHLAGRGKVGVLVSCGAAVICGASVTLINFFWDVGQQV is encoded by the coding sequence ATGAACACACTGATCCTGCTCGCCGACACCGCGACCGCCGCCACGACCACTGTGGCCGGCCTGGTGCCGATGGACATCAATATCGACCCCAACGACTCCGGACTGCCCGGCATCAGCCAACTCCGCACCATCGTCGGTGCCGTCATGACGATCGGCCTCATCCTCTCCGTCCTCGCCTTGATCATCTCCGCGATCGTGTGGGGCTTCGGCGCCAACTCCTCCAACCCCCACCTGGCGGGCCGGGGGAAGGTCGGCGTCCTCGTCTCCTGCGGCGCCGCCGTCATCTGCGGCGCGTCGGTGACGTTGATCAACTTCTTCTGGGACGTCGGCCAGCAGGTCTGA